The DNA segment GGTACGCTTGATGGCATGGCGCTACTGAAAATGGTCAGTACAATCCGTCCAGACGTAAAGGTCGTGGCCAATGACATGCTCATGATCATCAAGCCCGTGAGAGATTATTTATTACCGGTTGATAATATGAATGGCGGTACGGCCAGCGGACGCTTACAAGCCATAAAAGACCATCTCAAAGATGAAGGGGTGATTATTATGTTTCCTGCGGGCGAAGTCTCACGCATCAGCCCACAAGGAGTTAAAGACGGTAAATGGCGTAATGGTTTTTTACGCATTGCCAGTAGCGCCCAAGCCCCGATTATTCCCATTTATATCAATGCTAAAAATTCATTGTTTTTTTATACCTTATCTATGGTATCGAAACCAATTTCGACCTTATGGTTGATCCGGGAGATGTTTAAACACGCACACAACTGCGTCTCAATCCGTATTGGCGAGCAGATTAATTATCAAACCTATCAATCATTAGATTTACCTATTAATACCAAAACAGCATTATTTCGCAAACATTTATACCGCTTAACCAAAGACAAACCGTCCATTTTCAGTACCCAGTCGGCCATTGCTCACCCTGAAAATAAAGCATTATTACGCAGTGAAATACACGCTTGCCAGAAAATCAGTGAAACTCGTGATGGTAAACAAATATACTGCTACCGCCATCGAGCAACCTCCACTATCATGCGCGAAATAGGTCGTTTACGCGAAGAGTCATTCCGATTGGTTGGCGAAGGTACTGGCGAACGCCGAGATGTAGATATCTACGACAACTCTTATGTGCATATCCTACTGTGGGATGATAAAGAACTTGAGTTAATCGGTGCCTATCGTTTGCTAGAAACCAATAAAGTTGATTTCGTTAATGTACAGCAGCAACTTTACAGCGCTACCCTGTTTAACTATCACGCAGCAATGACGCCTTATCTAGCCGCGGGTATTGAACTCGGTCGTAGCTTTATTCAACCAAAATATTGGGGAACGCGCAGTCTAGAATACTTGTGGCTAGGGATCATGGAATACATTATTCAGCACTGTGATTGTCGTTATTTATTTGGGACAGTCAGTATCAGCAACAGCTATTCTCAGCCAGCAAAAGAGTTTTTGGTCTATTATTATCAGCACTTCTACGGTAATTCGAACAATATTGCCAGTGCCAGTATGCCATTTCGTTTGTCAGAAGAAGCACGCTTACGTTTAATCGATTTATTTGCTGACTCTGATGCAGAGGAAGGGATGGCGATTTTAAAGGCGCAGCTTAATCATATGGGCTTCAGTGTGCCAACCTTGTTTAAACAATACACCAAGTTATGTAAACCAGGCGGGGTACAGATATTTGATTTTAATATTGACCCGAATTTTAATCATTGTATCGATGGTTTGATCGTATTAGACCTTACCCAGTTTACAGATAAGAATAAAAAACGTTTTAACGCACCAGCACTGCAACGCGAACACGTCTAATTATAAATTATCACCCTTTACTATCGTGGATATCAGGTCAGGAATAGTTTCTTATTTTGATTAAATTCCCAATTTATGTCAAGATCCTCCGATTTTAGTTTATGCATCGAAGGATTAACACAGTGAAACAGTATCTTGATTTATGTAACAGAATAGTGAACGAAGGTGTTTGGGTAGAGAATGAACGTACCGGAAAACGCTGTTTAACCGTAATCAATGCTGATCTCACTTATGATGTGGCGAATAATGAATTTCCATTAGTCACCACACGTAAAAGTTTTTGGAAATCAGCGATTGCCGAGATCATTGGTTACATCCGTGGTTATGATAACGCCGCAGATTTTCGGGCATTAGGTACCAAAACTTGGGATGCCAATGCCAATGACAACCCAGCTTGGTTAGCAAACCCACACCGTAAAGGTAAAGATGACATGGGTTATGTGTATGGTGCATGTGCGCGTAACTGGGCAAAACCACACGGAGGTACCGTCGACCTCTTACGTCAAATCATTGATGACCTATCCAACGGTATTGATAACCGTGGCGAGATCTTAACCTTCTTCAACCCAGGGGCGTTTGAACTGGGCTGTTTACGTCCTTGCATGTATAGCCATCACTTTTCACTGCTCGGTGATACTTTATACCTCAACAGCACCCAGCGTTCGTGTGACGTGCCGCTTGGGCTAAACTTTAACATGGTGCAAGTACATGTATTGCTAGCGTTGGTAGCGCAAATCACCGGTCACAAAGCTGGTCAGGCCTATCACAAAATTGTTAACGCCCACATCTATGAAGATCAGCTAGCACTGATGCGTGACGTGCAATTAAAGCGCGAACCATTACCGCAACCAAAATTACACATTAACCCGAAAATTAAAACTCTTGAAGATTTAGAAACTTGGGTAACAATGGATGATTTTCAAGTAACCGATTATCAACATCATGATGCGATAAAATATCCATTTTCGGTGTAAGTATATCCGTACATATTAAAATAAAAAGGGTGTTAACTAATTTCGTTAACACCCTTTTTATTGTTTATCTGCATAAATAATTATTTTTTCTGTTTACCTGCAAACAGTGTCGGTTTTTTATAAGCCATCAACATAATTAACGCACCAAGGAAGATCATCGGTGTCGATAAAATTTGTCCCATACTAATCAAATCAAAATACAGTCCTAGCTGTGAATCTGGTTGGCGGAAATACTCTGCCACAAAGCGGAAAATACCGTAACCGAATAAGAACAGACCAGAGATGGCCCCAACAGGACGCGGTTTACGTGCAAATATTTGTAAGATGATAAACAGTAATACGCCTTCCATGGCAAACTGATATAGCTGACTAGGATGACGCGGTAAATCACCACCAGTGGGGAAAATCATCGCCCAAGGCACATCCGTCACACGCCCCCATAACTCGCCATTGATAAAGTTACCGATACGTCCTGCCGCTAAACCAAACGGCACCATAGGCGCAACAAAGTCGGCGATAACAAAAAATGAACGCTGGGTCTTACGACCAAAATAAGCAAACGCCAACAGAACACCAATCAGACCACCATGGAATGACATGCCACCGTCAGTGATGCGGAATAAATACATTGGATCATCCAAAAATAACCCAAAATTATAAAACAATACATAACCGATACGACCGCCGAGGATCACACCAAGGAAACCATAGAATAATAAATCACCGACTTCTTCTTTATTCCAATTACTTCCCGGTTTAGCTGCTTGACGATTACCCATCCAATTAGCAAATAAAAAACCAAGTAAATACATCAGTCCATACCAATAAACATTGATAGGACCGAGGCTGATCGCAATAGGATCAATTTCTGGATATTGTAGATATGTCTGCGACATCATTGAATTCCTGAGTAAAAAAAAGTACTTGCCTACGCTAAGGCAATAAAGATTAAAGCACACCTTACACCAAATACTAGTCACAACAAAGAAACAGCCGTAATCGCATCGGTAAAATAAGGTAAATAAAACCAAAGTATTAGATCGAGAATGAGTATCTAAAATAACGGAATAAAATAATCACGTGGAAACATGAATAAGTAATGCCTTTGTATTGGATCGTACAGACAATTCAATACGCAGGCATTATTTAGCATTAACGTCGTTTACGTTTGATGTCTTTGCGTAAAAAGGGTAATGCCACGGGTGCAAACTCTTTCATTACACGACGATAAACGTCTTTTTTAAACGATACAACCTGACGAACTGGATACCAATAACTGACCCAACGCCAATCATCAAATTCAGGATGCCCTGTACATTTAAAGTCGATTTGACTGTCATCCGCTTCCAGACGCAGTAAAAACCATTTTTGCTTTTGCCCAATGCAGACCGGTTTACTATCCCATCTGACTAATCGTTTTGGTAATTTATATTTCAACCATGTTTTAGAGGTTGCCAGAATCGAAACATGTTTCGCTTTTAGCCCAACTTCTTCATATAGTTCTCGATACATTGCTTGCTCTGCAGACTCTCCATTATCTACACCACCTTGCGGAAATTGCCAAGAATGTTGCCCACAACGTTTAGCCCATAAAACTTGACCATCACGATTACAAATTAGGATGCCTACATTAAGACGATAGCCATC comes from the Moritella yayanosii genome and includes:
- a CDS encoding GNAT family N-acyltransferase, producing MLNIEAEINQRYPDFLQKKSTRLIAKPILATLRLLFHERELRQFGETYAHLTGIEFIEQVFEHFSFSYSVRPNEIERIPATGKAVIIANHPIGTLDGMALLKMVSTIRPDVKVVANDMLMIIKPVRDYLLPVDNMNGGTASGRLQAIKDHLKDEGVIIMFPAGEVSRISPQGVKDGKWRNGFLRIASSAQAPIIPIYINAKNSLFFYTLSMVSKPISTLWLIREMFKHAHNCVSIRIGEQINYQTYQSLDLPINTKTALFRKHLYRLTKDKPSIFSTQSAIAHPENKALLRSEIHACQKISETRDGKQIYCYRHRATSTIMREIGRLREESFRLVGEGTGERRDVDIYDNSYVHILLWDDKELELIGAYRLLETNKVDFVNVQQQLYSATLFNYHAAMTPYLAAGIELGRSFIQPKYWGTRSLEYLWLGIMEYIIQHCDCRYLFGTVSISNSYSQPAKEFLVYYYQHFYGNSNNIASASMPFRLSEEARLRLIDLFADSDAEEGMAILKAQLNHMGFSVPTLFKQYTKLCKPGGVQIFDFNIDPNFNHCIDGLIVLDLTQFTDKNKKRFNAPALQREHV
- a CDS encoding thymidylate synthase, whose translation is MKQYLDLCNRIVNEGVWVENERTGKRCLTVINADLTYDVANNEFPLVTTRKSFWKSAIAEIIGYIRGYDNAADFRALGTKTWDANANDNPAWLANPHRKGKDDMGYVYGACARNWAKPHGGTVDLLRQIIDDLSNGIDNRGEILTFFNPGAFELGCLRPCMYSHHFSLLGDTLYLNSTQRSCDVPLGLNFNMVQVHVLLALVAQITGHKAGQAYHKIVNAHIYEDQLALMRDVQLKREPLPQPKLHINPKIKTLEDLETWVTMDDFQVTDYQHHDAIKYPFSV
- the lgt gene encoding prolipoprotein diacylglyceryl transferase, with product MSQTYLQYPEIDPIAISLGPINVYWYGLMYLLGFLFANWMGNRQAAKPGSNWNKEEVGDLLFYGFLGVILGGRIGYVLFYNFGLFLDDPMYLFRITDGGMSFHGGLIGVLLAFAYFGRKTQRSFFVIADFVAPMVPFGLAAGRIGNFINGELWGRVTDVPWAMIFPTGGDLPRHPSQLYQFAMEGVLLFIILQIFARKPRPVGAISGLFLFGYGIFRFVAEYFRQPDSQLGLYFDLISMGQILSTPMIFLGALIMLMAYKKPTLFAGKQKK
- the rppH gene encoding RNA pyrophosphohydrolase; its protein translation is MIDSDGYRLNVGILICNRDGQVLWAKRCGQHSWQFPQGGVDNGESAEQAMYRELYEEVGLKAKHVSILATSKTWLKYKLPKRLVRWDSKPVCIGQKQKWFLLRLEADDSQIDFKCTGHPEFDDWRWVSYWYPVRQVVSFKKDVYRRVMKEFAPVALPFLRKDIKRKRR